A section of the Streptomyces xinghaiensis S187 genome encodes:
- a CDS encoding ABC transporter ATP-binding protein, giving the protein MTTIEKTSAEPKPPGGADAAPLLEVRDLHVEFHTRDGVAKAVNGVNYSVAAGETLAVLGESGSGKSVTAQAVMGILDMPPGRIPKGEILFRGQDMLKMSAEERRKIRGAKMAMIFQDALSSLNPVFSVGFQLGEMYRVHQGLSRKAAKAKAVELMERVKIPAARQRVNDYPHQFSGGMRQRIMIAMALALEPDLIIADEPTTALDVTVQAQVMDLLAELQREFHMGLILITHDLGVVADVADKIAVMYAGRIVETAPVHELYKRPAHPYTRGLLDSIPRLDQKGQELYAIKGLPPNLTRIPPGCAFNPRCPRAQDVCRTDIPPLYQVTERDGTELDGRVSACHFWEETIHG; this is encoded by the coding sequence GTGACCACCATCGAGAAGACCTCAGCCGAGCCCAAGCCCCCGGGCGGGGCGGACGCCGCCCCGCTGCTCGAAGTCCGCGATCTGCACGTGGAGTTCCACACCCGCGACGGCGTGGCCAAGGCCGTCAACGGCGTCAACTACTCCGTGGCCGCCGGTGAGACCCTCGCCGTGCTCGGCGAGTCCGGCTCCGGCAAGTCCGTGACCGCGCAGGCGGTCATGGGCATCCTCGACATGCCGCCCGGACGCATCCCCAAGGGCGAGATCCTCTTCCGCGGCCAGGACATGCTCAAGATGTCCGCCGAGGAACGCCGGAAGATCCGCGGCGCCAAGATGGCGATGATCTTCCAGGACGCGCTGTCCTCGCTCAACCCGGTCTTCTCCGTCGGCTTCCAGCTGGGCGAGATGTACCGCGTCCACCAGGGCCTGTCCCGGAAGGCCGCCAAGGCCAAGGCCGTGGAGCTGATGGAGCGGGTGAAGATCCCCGCCGCCCGGCAGCGGGTGAACGACTATCCGCACCAGTTCTCCGGCGGTATGCGGCAGCGCATCATGATCGCGATGGCGCTGGCCCTGGAGCCGGACCTGATCATCGCGGACGAGCCGACGACGGCGCTGGACGTGACCGTCCAGGCCCAGGTGATGGACCTGCTCGCCGAGCTCCAGCGCGAGTTCCACATGGGCCTCATCCTGATCACGCACGACCTGGGCGTGGTCGCGGACGTCGCCGACAAGATCGCCGTGATGTACGCGGGCCGGATCGTGGAGACCGCCCCCGTCCACGAGCTCTACAAGCGGCCCGCGCACCCGTACACCCGTGGCCTGCTCGACTCCATCCCGCGGCTGGACCAGAAGGGCCAGGAGCTCTACGCGATCAAGGGCCTGCCGCCCAACCTGACCCGCATCCCGCCGGGCTGCGCCTTCAACCCGCGCTGCCCCAGGGCGCAGGACGTCTGCCGCACCGACATCCCGCCGCTGTACCAGGTCACCGAGCGGGACGGTACGGAACTCGACGGCCGCGTCAGCGCTTGCCACTTCTGGGAGGAGACGATCCATGGCTGA
- a CDS encoding ABC transporter permease gives MSDVTQATVPAPATPADLDKTADTPGTGNGEGGPVGKPRSLWSDAWHDLRRNPLFVISAVLIVLLLVMAAWPTLFTSASPRRGDLANHFLQAPQLTHFFSPEWLGYDHQGRSIYARVVHGARASVTVGIAVTLLVTLFGGLLGMIAGYFGGWIDSILSRILDVFAGLPFLLGAMVVLNVFDVRTVWIVSLALAFLGWTQIARVTRGSVITTKQSDYVQAAKALGAGTGRILLRHVLPNAVAPVIVVATIALGGYIAAEASLSFLGIGISPPTVSWGMDVSDGAVQLRNAPHALLAPAVMVSVTVLAFIMLGDAVRNALDPKLR, from the coding sequence CAAGACTGCCGACACCCCCGGCACGGGCAACGGTGAGGGCGGTCCGGTCGGCAAGCCGCGGAGTCTGTGGTCCGACGCCTGGCACGACTTGCGGCGCAACCCGCTCTTCGTGATCTCTGCCGTGCTGATTGTCCTGCTGCTGGTGATGGCCGCCTGGCCGACCCTTTTCACCAGCGCATCACCGCGACGTGGTGACCTGGCGAACCACTTCCTCCAGGCGCCCCAGCTGACACACTTCTTCTCACCCGAGTGGCTCGGCTACGACCACCAGGGACGCAGCATTTACGCGCGGGTGGTCCACGGCGCTCGCGCCTCCGTAACCGTCGGTATCGCCGTGACGCTGCTGGTCACCCTCTTCGGCGGCCTGCTCGGTATGATCGCCGGATACTTCGGCGGCTGGATCGACAGCATCCTCTCCCGGATCCTCGACGTGTTCGCCGGACTGCCGTTCCTGCTCGGCGCGATGGTCGTGCTCAACGTCTTCGACGTCCGCACCGTCTGGATCGTCTCGCTGGCTCTGGCCTTCCTCGGCTGGACCCAGATCGCCCGTGTCACCCGCGGCTCGGTGATCACGACCAAACAGTCGGACTACGTCCAGGCCGCGAAAGCTCTTGGAGCCGGAACTGGCAGGATTCTGCTGCGGCACGTGCTACCCAACGCCGTCGCTCCGGTCATCGTCGTCGCCACCATTGCGCTCGGCGGCTACATCGCGGCCGAGGCCAGTCTGTCCTTCCTGGGCATCGGCATTTCGCCGCCCACGGTCTCATGGGGCATGGACGTCTCCGATGGGGCCGTCCAGCTACGTAATGCGCCGCACGCTCTGCTGGCCCCGGCCGTCATGGTGTCGGTCACGGTGCTGGCGTTCATCATGCTCGGCGATGCGGTCCGCAACGCCCTCGACCCCAAGCTGCGCTGA